In Bacteroidia bacterium, a genomic segment contains:
- a CDS encoding ComEC/Rec2 family competence protein, with protein MKALTQAPVFKFVLLYLAGIVLARYFFSWSIVAGISGLGLLAAIRLYYGKNYSFRREYLAAAGIYLVVLGLGSLNYYARTWTADLPVINDVNCGKGELYARVIRPVKKNFRGRSTWAELIAYRKECEWISASGRFLLYIDVRDTSSLGRFDEVLIRGNVTDAYTANEGYLQYLHNQGIFHTVYADAIQVSGKKKGWDVSLETMRQEMCEQLKQVIPDSTAGAIAQAMFLGEKGEMSKEVKDAFSVAGVSHILAISGLHVGIVFLVLNHIFSLLHLVPFGLKIKNAIILIFLLGYMLMTGASPAVVRAVLMFGIVLIFRIFYLRYSMLNIVGTAGLIQLLADPVIAFDAGFQLSYSAVVGIIVLFPIFEAQFSAHHFLLKTLYAWIGVTFCATIATLPLIILHFGKFPTYFLLSNILVASLAFVLVLVGFFTVVLCSVPVLGEWLGFFCQRLIGYLYTIVTLIGALPSPVIDEWQDYQGFLIMAGELGIAGLILVIGKRIQNSK; from the coding sequence ATGAAAGCACTTACACAAGCTCCTGTTTTTAAGTTTGTACTGTTATACCTGGCCGGCATTGTTCTGGCCAGGTATTTTTTTTCCTGGAGTATAGTAGCCGGGATCTCGGGATTGGGATTGCTGGCCGCGATACGGCTATACTACGGGAAAAATTATTCCTTCCGAAGGGAATATCTGGCAGCAGCAGGTATTTATCTGGTTGTGCTGGGGTTAGGCAGTCTGAATTATTATGCCCGGACATGGACTGCTGATTTACCGGTTATCAATGACGTGAATTGTGGTAAGGGAGAATTGTATGCAAGGGTCATTCGCCCGGTAAAGAAGAATTTCAGGGGACGTTCGACCTGGGCCGAATTGATTGCTTACCGCAAGGAATGTGAATGGATTTCAGCTTCGGGGCGGTTTCTGCTATATATAGACGTGCGAGATACCAGTAGTCTGGGAAGATTTGATGAGGTATTGATTCGGGGCAATGTAACAGATGCTTATACGGCCAATGAGGGATATCTCCAATACCTCCATAATCAGGGGATTTTCCATACAGTTTATGCAGATGCCATTCAGGTTTCAGGGAAGAAAAAAGGCTGGGATGTCAGTTTGGAAACGATGAGGCAGGAAATGTGTGAGCAGTTGAAGCAGGTAATCCCCGACTCTACGGCCGGAGCAATTGCACAGGCGATGTTTTTGGGGGAAAAGGGTGAAATGAGTAAAGAAGTAAAGGATGCATTTTCGGTTGCAGGAGTAAGCCATATTCTGGCAATTTCCGGATTGCATGTGGGGATTGTTTTCCTGGTACTCAACCATATTTTTTCTCTGCTTCATCTGGTACCATTCGGTTTGAAGATCAAGAATGCAATTATCCTGATTTTCTTGTTGGGGTATATGTTGATGACAGGGGCAAGTCCGGCTGTAGTGCGTGCCGTTCTGATGTTTGGGATTGTTTTGATTTTCAGGATATTTTACCTCCGATACAGCATGCTGAATATTGTAGGGACAGCCGGGCTTATACAGTTGCTCGCAGATCCTGTTATTGCATTTGATGCAGGTTTTCAGTTATCGTATTCTGCGGTAGTTGGGATTATCGTACTATTCCCCATTTTCGAAGCACAGTTTTCTGCACACCATTTTTTGCTTAAGACCCTATATGCGTGGATAGGAGTGACATTTTGTGCAACGATAGCAACGCTTCCCCTGATCATTCTGCATTTTGGAAAATTCCCGACCTATTTTTTGCTGAGCAATATACTGGTTGCATCGCTGGCTTTTGTGTTGGTATTGGTTGGTTTTTTTACGGTAGTCCTTTGTTCAGTGCCAGTATTAGGAGAGTGGCTGGGATTTTTTTGCCAGCGGCTGATCGGGTATTTGTACACCATCGTGACGCTTATTGGGGCGCTTCCTTCCCCAGTGATTGACGAATGGCAGGACTATCAAGGCTTTCTGATTATGGCAGGAGAACTGGGGATCGCCGGCCTTATATTGGTAATAGGCAAAAGGATACAAAACAGTAAATAA
- a CDS encoding transposase has protein sequence MIIKQNSFVLNWLHLIWTTPNLAPLLSEERREDIFNLVLWDCQDKGIDLVEINGVQDHVHVLIRLRRTQTIAGVMNHMKGCSSRWMQEEWPEESSFGWKKRYTGVSVGLDRVEDVRQRIRNQKEIHQRMSLQEELVDIAGIYIPAESLINVLIPKDKRK, from the coding sequence ATGATAATAAAACAAAACAGCTTTGTGCTTAACTGGCTCCATCTGATATGGACGACTCCGAATCTGGCGCCATTGCTAAGTGAAGAACGGAGAGAAGACATTTTCAATTTGGTTTTGTGGGATTGCCAGGATAAGGGAATTGATCTTGTCGAGATCAACGGCGTGCAGGATCATGTACATGTACTCATCCGACTACGTCGTACACAGACTATTGCAGGCGTGATGAATCATATGAAAGGATGCTCTTCGCGATGGATGCAAGAAGAATGGCCGGAGGAGTCTTCGTTTGGCTGGAAGAAGCGATACACAGGAGTATCGGTTGGGCTGGATCGAGTCGAAGATGTCCGCCAACGAATCCGTAACCAGAAGGAAATACACCAGCGGATGAGTCTCCAGGAGGAGTTGGTCGATATTGCAGGTATATATATTCCTGCTGAAAGTTTGATCAATGTTCTCATTCCCAAAGACAAAAGAAAATAA